A part of Winslowiella toletana genomic DNA contains:
- a CDS encoding amidohydrolase, which yields MLAIPSQHQDLARFIQDFRHEMHRYPELSNEEFATTARIKAALESHHIRVLDLPLATGLVAEIGGQQTGPLVVLRADIDALPIEEKSGVAYVSQHSGVMHACGHDFHTSAALGAAIMLKAQEENLPGTVRILFQAAEETGHGAPTLLATGALDNARVIFGIHNDPTLPVGVLGSKAGALTAGVDRFDITIAGTGSHAARPHEGNDPIVIAGQLIAALQTLIARNVQSSENAVVSITQIHSGSTWNVIPDRAWLEGTVRSFDQQTRELIERRFREVTQGIGAAFASDITLNWQPGPPSVVNDADWVDFALQQASEVGFETRRVEASPIGEDFAFYQQQIPGAFVMVGSGGPFALHHPEFRVDDRALFPTARYLLQLAVKALVKA from the coding sequence ATGTTAGCTATCCCCTCACAACATCAGGATCTGGCGCGCTTTATTCAGGATTTCCGCCATGAAATGCATCGTTATCCTGAGCTCTCCAACGAGGAGTTTGCTACCACTGCACGGATTAAAGCGGCGCTGGAAAGTCATCATATCCGCGTGCTCGATCTGCCGCTCGCCACCGGTCTGGTAGCGGAAATCGGCGGTCAGCAGACAGGGCCGCTGGTGGTGCTGCGCGCTGATATCGATGCGTTGCCGATCGAGGAAAAATCGGGCGTGGCGTACGTTTCACAACACTCTGGCGTGATGCATGCCTGCGGACATGATTTTCATACCTCAGCAGCGCTCGGCGCGGCGATAATGCTGAAAGCGCAGGAAGAGAACCTGCCCGGCACCGTGCGTATTCTGTTCCAGGCGGCGGAAGAGACCGGACATGGCGCGCCCACGCTGCTGGCGACCGGCGCGCTGGATAATGCGCGGGTGATCTTTGGCATCCATAACGATCCGACCCTGCCGGTCGGCGTCCTCGGCAGCAAAGCCGGGGCACTGACCGCCGGTGTCGATCGCTTCGATATCACCATTGCAGGCACCGGCAGCCACGCCGCGCGTCCCCATGAGGGCAACGATCCGATTGTCATTGCCGGACAACTGATTGCCGCGCTGCAAACCCTGATCGCGCGGAATGTGCAGTCCAGCGAAAATGCGGTGGTATCAATTACCCAGATCCACAGCGGCAGCACCTGGAACGTGATCCCGGATCGCGCCTGGCTGGAAGGCACGGTGCGCAGTTTTGATCAACAGACCCGTGAGCTGATCGAACGCCGTTTCCGCGAAGTGACGCAAGGTATCGGCGCGGCTTTCGCCAGCGATATCACGCTTAACTGGCAGCCGGGTCCGCCATCGGTGGTCAATGATGCAGACTGGGTGGATTTCGCCTTACAGCAGGCGTCAGAGGTCGGTTTTGAGACGCGGCGCGTCGAGGCCAGTCCGATTGGCGAAGACTTTGCGTTCTATCAGCAGCAGATCCCCGGCGCTTTTGTGATGGTTGGCTCCGGTGGCCCTTTTGCCCTGCACCATCCGGAATTCCGCGTCGACGATCGCGCCCTGTTTCCCACTGCCCGCTATCTGCTGCAACTGGCGGTTAAGGCGCTGGTG